From a single Anaerolineales bacterium genomic region:
- a CDS encoding saccharopine dehydrogenase NADP-binding domain-containing protein yields the protein MKKVLVYGSYGYTGELIVEQALKQGLDLILAGRDESKVRAQAERYELEYRAFSLDDTAALDAALREVDAVLHCAGPFVLTFRQMAEACIRNKKHYVDISGEIEGFEALAQMDADAKRAGVMLLPGGGFDVVPSDCLSAYAAEKLPNATHLTLYIKSIGSGVSRGTARSGIENMHRQGRIRRDGKIQTMPPAWQVKRVDFGRGASRVVSTGWGDVSTAYHSTGIPNIVVYMSFPNAMINALYLTRVIGPLLYTRPMKNFLKWLIGKLNPTGPSKYKNENGFGLLIAEVSDGKQTVRAKLRTPEAYHLTALTSVEIMKRILASDFKAGFQTPSKAYGADFILRFDGVERSLVE from the coding sequence CGGGGGAGTTGATCGTGGAGCAGGCGTTGAAGCAGGGATTGGATTTGATTTTGGCGGGGCGCGATGAAAGCAAAGTGCGGGCGCAAGCTGAACGATATGAGTTGGAATACCGCGCGTTTTCATTGGATGACACCGCCGCATTGGATGCCGCGCTGCGCGAAGTGGATGCGGTTCTGCATTGCGCGGGTCCGTTCGTGTTGACGTTCCGTCAGATGGCGGAGGCGTGCATCCGAAATAAAAAACATTACGTGGATATCAGCGGCGAGATCGAAGGCTTTGAAGCGCTGGCGCAAATGGATGCGGACGCGAAACGCGCGGGCGTGATGCTCCTGCCAGGCGGCGGCTTTGACGTGGTTCCATCCGATTGTTTGAGCGCGTACGCGGCGGAAAAACTTCCGAACGCAACGCATTTGACTTTGTACATAAAAAGCATCGGCAGTGGCGTCTCGCGTGGGACGGCGCGTTCGGGAATCGAGAACATGCACAGGCAGGGACGCATCCGCCGCGATGGGAAAATACAAACTATGCCGCCAGCATGGCAGGTGAAGCGCGTGGACTTTGGACGCGGCGCTTCGCGCGTCGTCTCCACTGGCTGGGGTGACGTCAGCACGGCGTATCACAGCACGGGCATCCCGAACATCGTGGTGTACATGAGTTTTCCGAACGCGATGATCAACGCGTTGTACCTGACGCGGGTCATTGGTCCGCTGTTGTACACGCGCCCGATGAAGAATTTTCTCAAATGGCTGATCGGCAAGTTAAACCCGACGGGACCGTCGAAATATAAAAACGAAAACGGATTTGGCCTGCTGATCGCTGAAGTTTCGGATGGAAAACAGACCGTCCGCGCAAAGTTGCGGACACCCGAAGCATATCATCTGACGGCGCTGACGTCGGTCGAGATCATGAAGCGGATTCTTGCATCGGACTTTAAGGCAGGCTTCCAAACTCCAAGCAAAGCCTACGGCGCGGATTTTATCTTGAGGTTCGATGGCGTTGAAAGATCGTTGGTTGAGTAG
- a CDS encoding alpha/beta hydrolase-fold protein codes for MPPKLQNPIIAGNTATFIWKGKSAPHFISDIRQWEQAPQKMKRAGKNLWEYSIELSPKAYLEYAFYDPRAKKRVKDPLNKNTVFNGIKHYNHFFYMPGHAPTPLATRRKNVPHGKVTHHLLDTWMLADDSERDVYLYHPPVKEPVPLLVVYDGTDYLQRASLNVIVDNLIHEKRIRPIAMAFLQNGGKHRGVEYACSDATIMWLHHVILPFATKKLNLLDVRKQRGAYGVMGASFSGLMSVYTGLRMPEIFGKVISQSGVFESEGHDFAAVDLIKHQQAHTMNLWMDIGHYDWLLEDNRRMLPILRKNGYDVTYQEFTGGHNYTCWRDDIPHALEHHFGI; via the coding sequence ATGCCACCAAAACTCCAAAACCCGATCATCGCAGGCAACACCGCCACCTTCATTTGGAAAGGCAAATCCGCGCCGCATTTCATCAGCGACATCCGCCAATGGGAGCAGGCTCCGCAAAAGATGAAGCGGGCGGGGAAAAACTTGTGGGAATATTCAATCGAACTCTCCCCGAAGGCGTATCTCGAATATGCGTTTTACGATCCGCGCGCGAAGAAGCGCGTCAAGGACCCGCTCAACAAGAACACCGTCTTCAACGGCATCAAACATTACAACCATTTTTTCTACATGCCCGGGCATGCCCCCACCCCGCTGGCGACCCGCAGAAAGAACGTCCCGCACGGCAAAGTGACCCATCACCTGCTCGATACATGGATGCTCGCGGACGATTCCGAACGCGACGTGTATCTCTATCATCCGCCCGTCAAGGAACCCGTGCCTTTGCTGGTTGTGTACGATGGTACGGATTACCTCCAACGTGCCAGCCTGAACGTGATCGTGGACAATCTGATCCACGAGAAGCGCATCCGCCCGATCGCAATGGCGTTCCTGCAAAATGGCGGGAAGCATCGCGGCGTGGAATATGCCTGCTCCGACGCAACCATCATGTGGCTTCACCATGTCATCCTGCCGTTCGCAACAAAAAAACTAAACCTGCTCGACGTGAGAAAACAGCGCGGCGCATACGGCGTGATGGGCGCATCCTTCAGCGGCTTGATGTCCGTGTACACGGGCTTGCGCATGCCGGAGATCTTCGGCAAAGTCATCAGCCAGTCGGGTGTGTTCGAGTCGGAAGGGCATGACTTCGCCGCCGTGGACTTGATCAAACACCAGCAGGCACACACCATGAACCTGTGGATGGACATTGGTCACTACGACTGGCTGCTCGAGGACAATCGCCGCATGTTACCGATCCTGCGTAAGAATGGATACGACGTCACCTATCAGGAATTCACCGGCGGACACAACTACACCTGCTGGCGTGACGACATCCCCCACGCGCTCGAACATCACTTCGGGATTTGA